A window of the Sporosarcina sp. FSL K6-2383 genome harbors these coding sequences:
- a CDS encoding type III pantothenate kinase, producing the protein MILVLDTGNTNIVLGVYEQGQLKHHWRMETYRHKTEDEYAMQVKSLFSHVGLTFGDVTGIIISSVVPPVMFPLEQMCRKYFNQKPLIVGPGVKTGLNIKYENPREVGADRIVNAVAAIHEYSYPLVVVDFGTATTYCYVNEKGEYMGGAIAPGIGISMEALFDRASKLPRIELTKPDHVIGKNTVAAMQAGIVYGYVGQVEGIVARMKAQSKVEPTVIATGGLADLIASETKVIDVVDNFLTLKGLHLIYERNM; encoded by the coding sequence ATGATTTTAGTGTTGGATACTGGGAATACCAATATTGTCCTTGGGGTCTACGAGCAAGGGCAGCTTAAACATCATTGGCGTATGGAAACGTACAGACATAAGACGGAGGACGAGTATGCGATGCAAGTTAAATCGCTGTTTTCTCACGTTGGTCTCACTTTTGGGGATGTGACAGGCATTATCATTTCGTCGGTTGTGCCACCCGTAATGTTTCCGCTTGAACAGATGTGTAGAAAGTATTTTAATCAAAAACCGTTGATTGTAGGTCCAGGAGTGAAGACGGGCTTGAATATTAAGTATGAAAATCCGCGTGAGGTAGGTGCGGACCGGATTGTAAATGCTGTCGCTGCCATTCACGAATATAGCTATCCGCTAGTCGTTGTTGATTTTGGGACAGCGACTACCTATTGCTACGTCAATGAAAAAGGTGAGTATATGGGCGGTGCAATTGCTCCGGGTATAGGTATCTCAATGGAGGCCCTATTTGACCGAGCCTCTAAATTGCCACGTATTGAACTGACAAAGCCGGACCATGTTATAGGGAAAAATACGGTTGCAGCTATGCAAGCGGGGATTGTCTATGGTTATGTTGGACAAGTTGAGGGAATCGTTGCGCGTATGAAAGCACAAAGTAAGGTAGAGCCGACGGTGATTGCGACAGGTGGTCTTGCTGATTTAATCGCAAGTGAAACGAAAGTTATTGATGTTGTCGATAACTTCCTGACGTTAAAAGGGCTTCATTTAATTTATGAACGAAACATGTAA
- the hslO gene encoding Hsp33 family molecular chaperone HslO — protein MKDYLVKALAFDGTIRAYAVRSTETVAEVQRRHGIWPTATAALGRSMTAAVMMGAMVKGEDKLTIKIEGGGPIGSMIIDANAHGEVRGYATHPQTHFDLNDQGKLDVRRAVGTEGMLTVVKDLGLRDFFTGQVPIVSGEIAEDFTEYFVVSEQVPSAVGLGVLVNPDNTAKAAGGFIIQVMPGATDETIGELEERIANVEPISKLIDRGLTPEEILGEVLGTENVEILDRMDVAFTCNCSKERFGDAIIGLGEQEIREMIAEDGKAEAHCHFCLETYVYPKEELEGFISEIQSES, from the coding sequence ATGAAGGATTATTTAGTAAAAGCATTAGCGTTTGATGGGACAATTCGCGCGTACGCAGTTCGTTCGACAGAGACTGTGGCTGAAGTACAACGTCGTCATGGGATTTGGCCGACAGCAACAGCTGCTTTGGGTCGCTCCATGACTGCGGCTGTGATGATGGGAGCAATGGTAAAAGGTGAAGATAAACTAACGATTAAAATTGAGGGCGGTGGCCCGATTGGTTCAATGATTATTGATGCGAATGCGCATGGGGAAGTTCGTGGTTATGCAACGCATCCACAAACTCATTTTGATTTGAATGACCAAGGGAAACTAGATGTAAGACGTGCGGTTGGAACGGAAGGCATGTTGACGGTCGTCAAAGACCTTGGCTTGCGTGATTTCTTTACGGGTCAAGTACCAATCGTTTCTGGTGAAATTGCGGAAGACTTTACCGAGTACTTTGTTGTTTCGGAACAGGTACCCTCAGCAGTGGGACTTGGCGTTCTTGTGAATCCTGATAATACGGCGAAAGCGGCTGGAGGGTTTATTATTCAAGTGATGCCGGGGGCGACGGACGAAACAATTGGGGAATTGGAAGAACGTATTGCTAATGTCGAGCCGATTTCTAAACTGATTGACCGTGGTCTAACACCGGAGGAAATACTTGGCGAAGTGCTCGGTACAGAAAACGTGGAAATACTGGATCGAATGGATGTTGCGTTTACATGTAATTGTTCAAAGGAACGATTTGGTGATGCGATTATCGGTCTTGGAGAGCAAGAAATTCGCGAGATGATTGCTGAGGATGGAAAAGCGGAAGCGCACTGCCATTTCTGTCTAGAGACGTATGTGTATCCAAAGGAAGAGTTGGAAGGCTTTATCAGTGAAATACAGTCGGAATCCTAA